In Citrus sinensis cultivar Valencia sweet orange chromosome 2, DVS_A1.0, whole genome shotgun sequence, a single genomic region encodes these proteins:
- the LOC107175872 gene encoding uncharacterized protein LOC107175872, whose translation MYIHLQDRISELDTDLSRMINNHLWGPEFNKKEAEIRRLKAELAKIDTEKTQPSLFTHTASTPMPTPIFDTYAPFYTPSRPQPPVYNQFFGFSHLQPTPQPKPSSPKKSKSKVKITEPQSKASPSSPIPPEGSPKATPEPPKKDKGPMDQYHYHTVQAQDSFSSAYESLPLYDSNHSDSSSSSSSSSLNTAHTSTDSESEYTDLTSILMATKTEDPSASTTTPIVEDSSSDDQTQAPTKPVPQMPAPVTDHSTKPSSASWFTFHDIPRHKWPSRLREFAVWIDLQGTKPNAHPENYWEY comes from the coding sequence ATGTACATACATCTTCAGGATAGAATCTCTGAGCTCGACACAGATCTCAGCCGAATGATCAACAATCACCTATGGGGTCCAgaattcaacaaaaaagaaGCAGAGATAAGAAGACTCAAAGCTGAGCTAGCCAAAATTGATACTGAAAAAACCCAGCCATCACTTTTCACCCACACAGCGTCCACACCAATGCCCACTCCAATATTTGACACTTATGCACCTTTCTACACACCATCCAGACCTCAACCGCCTGTTTACAACCAGTTCTTTGGATTCTCACATCTCCAACCAACCCCTCAACCTAAACCATCTTCacccaaaaaatcaaaatccaagGTCAAAATCACAGAGCCACAATCAAAGgcttctccttcttctccaATACCTCCTGAAGGTTCGCCAAAAGCCACTCCAGAACCTCCTAAAAAGGACAAAGGTCCAATGGATCAATATCATTACCATACAGTTCAAGCCCAAGACTCCTTTTCCTCTGCATATGAATCCTTACCATTATATGACTCTAATCATTCAGACTCCTCttcatcttcctcttcctcatcCCTAAACACAGCCCATACTTCCACTGATTCTGAATCTGAATATACTGATCTTACAAGCATACTGATGGCAACCAAAACTGAAGACCCAAGTGCCTCAACTACAACACCTATTGTAGAAGACAGTTCTTCTGATGATCAAACACAAGCTCCAACAAAACCGGTTCCACAAATGCCTGCACCGGTTACTGACCATTCTACCAAACCTTCCTCAGCATCTTGGTTTACATTTCATGACATTCCACGTCACAAATGGCCTTCTCGTCTTCGAGAATTTGCTGTATGGATTGATCTCCAAGGAACCAAACCCAATGCCCATCCAGAAAATTATTGGGAATACTAA